A genome region from Lactobacillus sp. ESL0791 includes the following:
- a CDS encoding PTS mannitol transporter subunit IICBA: protein MSQENTGSSVKVKIQKFGTFLSGMIMPNIGAIIAWGLTAAIFMTPNGWFPNPQINNLSKPMLNYLLPLLIGYTGGKMVDEERGAVIGAIATIGVIVGSDQPMFLGAMIMGPLGAWLMKKVDNLFQHKIKSGFEMIYDNFSLGILGLMLAIFAYFIVNPIMVTGSRWASSAVDAIIRVHMLPLANIIIEPAKVLFLNNAIGNGILVPLGIQQAAQAGKSVLFMMESNPGPGLGILLAFMLFGKGSSKSSAPGAAIIEFFGGIHEIYFPYILMKPILILAAMAGGVTGTFLFSVLGGGLKAAASPGSIIAMLIVSAKGSYFGNIVGVLGAAIVSFVISAIILKNDKSTDDDLATKQQQMQAMKAESKGEAMPSSTEAVNSVASYADVKKVIFACDAGMGSSAMGASLLRDKFKKANINIDVTNMAIRNLKDDAGLLVITQDQLADRSLQKTPSALHISVDNFLSSPKYDEIVANFTALSQVNDNDTKKAAEAANETNALDKVDFSKVKEVNFIRHDQHVGTSTMATSLFADKMKEAGKTVPVKAVRIEDIDDDPSHLVIVTPEAERNLKLRYSKIQVIVEDDLLQGKELDEIVAKLN from the coding sequence ATGTCTCAAGAAAATACAGGATCTTCAGTAAAGGTGAAGATTCAAAAATTTGGTACATTTTTGTCCGGGATGATCATGCCCAACATTGGTGCGATTATTGCCTGGGGATTGACTGCCGCCATTTTTATGACGCCTAACGGCTGGTTCCCTAACCCGCAAATTAATAATTTGAGTAAGCCGATGCTTAATTATCTGCTGCCGCTACTGATTGGTTATACCGGTGGTAAAATGGTCGACGAAGAGCGTGGTGCCGTAATTGGTGCGATTGCCACGATCGGGGTAATTGTTGGTAGTGATCAGCCAATGTTCTTAGGTGCCATGATTATGGGGCCGCTAGGTGCGTGGTTGATGAAAAAAGTCGATAATCTGTTCCAACACAAGATTAAATCTGGTTTTGAAATGATTTACGACAACTTCTCACTTGGTATTTTGGGTCTGATGTTGGCAATTTTTGCCTACTTTATCGTTAATCCAATCATGGTAACAGGCAGCCGCTGGGCCAGCAGCGCAGTTGATGCCATTATCCGGGTTCACATGCTGCCGCTAGCCAACATTATTATTGAACCGGCTAAAGTATTGTTTTTAAACAATGCAATCGGCAACGGAATCTTGGTACCTCTAGGAATTCAGCAAGCTGCACAAGCCGGTAAGTCGGTTTTGTTCATGATGGAATCAAACCCCGGTCCAGGCTTAGGAATTTTGCTGGCCTTTATGTTGTTTGGCAAGGGCAGTTCCAAGAGTTCTGCACCTGGTGCTGCAATCATTGAATTCTTTGGTGGGATTCACGAAATTTACTTCCCATATATTTTAATGAAGCCAATTCTGATCTTAGCTGCAATGGCCGGCGGTGTAACGGGAACATTCCTGTTTTCAGTCCTCGGCGGCGGTTTGAAGGCTGCAGCTTCGCCTGGCTCAATTATTGCGATGTTAATTGTTTCCGCTAAAGGCAGTTACTTTGGCAATATTGTTGGTGTGCTCGGTGCTGCAATTGTTTCATTTGTTATTTCGGCAATTATTTTGAAGAATGACAAGAGTACAGACGATGACCTGGCTACTAAGCAACAGCAGATGCAGGCAATGAAGGCAGAATCTAAAGGTGAGGCAATGCCTTCATCGACAGAAGCTGTTAATTCAGTTGCATCTTATGCTGATGTTAAGAAAGTTATTTTTGCCTGTGATGCTGGAATGGGTTCTTCCGCCATGGGTGCGTCACTTCTCCGTGACAAATTTAAGAAAGCAAATATTAATATTGATGTGACCAACATGGCCATCAGAAATCTGAAAGATGATGCTGGGTTATTAGTTATCACTCAGGATCAGCTGGCTGACCGGTCATTACAAAAGACTCCTAGTGCTTTGCATATTTCAGTCGACAACTTTTTAAGTAGTCCAAAATATGATGAAATCGTTGCTAATTTCACGGCTTTGAGCCAGGTTAATGATAACGATACTAAGAAAGCTGCTGAAGCCGCAAACGAAACCAATGCTTTAGATAAAGTGGATTTTTCTAAGGTTAAAGAAGTTAACTTTATTCGCCATGACCAGCATGTTGGGACTTCCACAATGGCAACAAGTCTGTTTGCTGATAAAATGAAAGAAGCAGGAAAGACCGTTCCTGTTAAAGCAGTTAGAATTGAAGATATCGATGATGATCCAAGTCATTTGGTAATTGTTACACCTGAGGCTGAACGGAATTTGAAATTACGCTACAGCAAAATTCAGGTTATTGTTGAAGATGATTTACTCCAAGGCAAAGAACTGGATGAAATCGTTGCAAAACTTAACTAA
- a CDS encoding pyridoxamine 5'-phosphate oxidase family protein — MAFKQEFPMRRTKDQILDTEEILKIIEAARYIHWGLKDKRSLYPYVVTTDYGYEYVDNVLRFYIHGAPAGRKLNLIREDPHVGFNLEADANLWRPQKEHDYNFTTNYESVVGTALAEEVDDPREKAHGLSLLIKHEAHEIFQENEYADHDLSYVKILKFTVQNLSAKHHFRPKM; from the coding sequence ATGGCATTTAAACAAGAATTTCCGATGAGGCGCACCAAGGATCAGATATTAGATACGGAAGAAATTTTAAAGATAATCGAGGCTGCACGTTATATTCACTGGGGTCTTAAGGATAAGAGGAGTCTTTATCCTTATGTTGTGACAACTGATTATGGTTATGAGTATGTGGATAATGTATTACGATTTTATATTCATGGTGCTCCCGCAGGAAGAAAATTGAATTTGATTCGCGAAGATCCGCACGTAGGCTTTAATCTTGAAGCAGACGCTAATCTTTGGCGACCACAAAAAGAGCATGATTATAATTTCACGACAAATTATGAGTCGGTTGTCGGAACCGCCTTGGCAGAAGAAGTGGATGATCCTAGGGAAAAAGCCCATGGATTAAGTCTTTTGATTAAGCATGAGGCACATGAAATTTTTCAAGAAAATGAATACGCAGACCATGATTTATCCTATGTGAAAATATTGAAATTCACGGTTCAGAATTTAAGTGCAAAACATCATTTTAGACCCAAGATGTAA
- a CDS encoding mannitol-1-phosphate 5-dehydrogenase produces MRAVHFGAGNIGRGFIGETLNDSGFGVDFVDVNETIIGELNKRGEYEIELAAPGKKRIHVTNVDGINNGKEPEKVIDAIKTTDMITTAIGPKILPIIAPLIAQGLTARIKAGNTQPLDVIACENMIGGSQHLKEDVYSHLDEDIKPKVDQYIGFPNAAVDRIVPIQHHDDPLFVSVEDFKEWVIDKSQMKNQAITLKGVDYAEDLEPYIERKLFSVNTGHATVAYTGKSLGYETIGDAIKDPQVLTQVKKVLGETRALLFSKWHEIFTEKSLEDYHEKILHRFQNPYISDDVARVGRTPIRKLGYDERFIRPIRELKERGLDYSALVETVGRIYLFDEPGDSESQKLQKMLQDDDLNQVIVATTGLKNDQELANEIAAAYQKAKK; encoded by the coding sequence ATGAGAGCAGTACATTTTGGTGCCGGAAATATTGGCCGCGGCTTTATTGGCGAAACGTTGAATGATAGCGGTTTCGGTGTTGACTTCGTTGATGTCAATGAAACCATTATTGGCGAGCTGAATAAGCGCGGTGAATATGAGATTGAGTTAGCGGCGCCGGGCAAGAAGCGGATCCACGTGACGAACGTTGACGGGATTAATAACGGCAAGGAGCCGGAAAAGGTGATTGACGCGATTAAAACAACCGACATGATCACAACCGCGATCGGCCCGAAAATTTTACCAATAATTGCCCCGCTGATTGCTCAAGGCTTGACCGCGCGAATTAAGGCCGGTAATACACAGCCACTGGATGTGATTGCGTGTGAGAACATGATTGGCGGCTCGCAGCACTTAAAGGAAGATGTCTACAGTCATTTAGATGAGGACATCAAACCTAAAGTTGACCAGTATATTGGCTTCCCGAATGCCGCTGTTGACCGGATTGTGCCGATTCAGCATCATGATGATCCGCTCTTTGTTTCGGTTGAAGATTTCAAGGAATGGGTCATTGACAAGAGCCAGATGAAAAATCAAGCGATCACGCTTAAAGGCGTTGACTATGCAGAAGATTTGGAACCGTATATTGAAAGAAAATTGTTTTCTGTCAATACCGGGCACGCCACGGTGGCCTACACCGGCAAGAGCCTGGGTTACGAAACAATTGGGGATGCGATTAAGGATCCGCAGGTTTTGACGCAGGTTAAAAAGGTTTTGGGTGAAACGCGGGCACTTCTTTTCAGCAAGTGGCATGAAATTTTTACCGAAAAGAGCCTGGAAGATTACCACGAAAAGATTCTGCACAGATTTCAGAATCCGTATATTTCGGATGACGTTGCCCGGGTGGGCAGAACGCCAATCCGCAAGCTAGGTTATGATGAACGGTTCATCCGGCCGATTAGGGAGCTGAAGGAACGCGGCCTTGATTATAGCGCTTTGGTTGAAACTGTCGGCAGGATTTACTTGTTTGATGAGCCGGGCGACAGCGAGAGTCAGAAATTGCAAAAGATGCTGCAAGATGATGACCTTAACCAGGTAATTGTTGCCACGACAGGTCTAAAGAATGACCAAGAATTGGCCAATGAAATTGCTGCGGCCTATCAGAAAGCTAAGAAGTAA
- a CDS encoding SDR family oxidoreductase — MGNNKAKVIAITGASSGIGEATALKLAAAGYKIMLGARREERLKEITGKITASGGQADYAITDVTDICSVEKLAKKACSSFGRIDVWMNNAGIMPHSPFSMDRVDDWEAMIDTNLKGVLYGIHAALPIMHEQGSGQFINVASIAAHAVHQGGGVYSATKAGVWMISEALRQEEAANNIRVTTVSPGAIATELVDHMTVSEIRANTRKNFYDKLAIPAERIADTLKLAVELPADTTINELVIRPTAQV; from the coding sequence ATGGGAAATAATAAAGCTAAAGTTATTGCGATTACGGGTGCATCATCCGGAATAGGTGAGGCTACGGCACTGAAATTGGCGGCAGCCGGCTATAAAATTATGCTTGGAGCGCGCAGGGAAGAGCGTTTAAAGGAAATTACTGGCAAAATAACGGCTTCAGGTGGTCAAGCAGATTATGCAATAACTGATGTAACAGATATTTGCAGTGTAGAAAAATTGGCTAAAAAAGCTTGCAGTAGTTTTGGCCGAATTGACGTGTGGATGAACAATGCGGGAATAATGCCGCATTCACCGTTTAGTATGGACCGGGTAGACGATTGGGAAGCAATGATTGATACCAATTTAAAAGGTGTTTTGTATGGAATCCATGCCGCGTTACCAATTATGCATGAGCAAGGATCAGGGCAATTTATTAATGTTGCTTCTATTGCTGCCCATGCCGTTCATCAAGGCGGCGGTGTTTATTCAGCTACTAAAGCCGGAGTATGGATGATTAGTGAAGCACTGAGACAAGAAGAGGCTGCTAATAATATTCGCGTTACTACTGTTTCTCCGGGAGCGATTGCAACGGAATTAGTCGATCATATGACTGTTTCTGAAATCAGAGCTAATACACGAAAGAATTTTTATGATAAATTAGCAATTCCAGCAGAACGAATTGCAGATACGCTTAAATTGGCGGTGGAATTGCCAGCTGATACGACAATTAATGAATTGGTTATTCGGCCAACTGCCCAGGTTTAA
- a CDS encoding Xaa-Pro peptidase family protein, with amino-acid sequence MKINLTQIPMPKLTEDAVPVKLTEETMTQRKEKLLQQMKKRNLDTVVIYADREHGANFEYFTGFVPRFEEAMLVIHKTGKAFLLLGNENTKMVEHARIQAELIHVPFFSLPNQPMKDEAPLENVFRQAQIETTARIALIGWKNFTSTCEDNTHLYDVPYYLVDALKKISENPANIVNGTDMLISAVSGLRTINNANEIAHYEYGATLAGIGVLRTINAVAPGKTETELANNLALDGQPNNVFTICAAGERFTDGNFYPENKAVQLGEPFSTSVGYKGGLSSRAAYVATDQTDLPASQQDYVSKLAAPYYGAVVTWLENMRIGNKANDIYDAIESAIPKKDYHWKLNPGHFVADEEWLSSPFYPGSAARIKSGQMLQVDIIPSIAGYGGTGCEDGVAIADKQLRAELADYYPTTWKRMCRRQKFIREELHIKIADEVLPLNDIVAYYRPYLLNHKMAFRKD; translated from the coding sequence ATGAAAATCAATTTAACACAAATCCCAATGCCAAAATTGACAGAAGATGCAGTTCCGGTAAAACTGACAGAAGAAACTATGACACAGCGGAAAGAAAAGCTGCTGCAGCAAATGAAAAAAAGGAATTTGGACACGGTGGTTATTTATGCTGACCGTGAGCACGGTGCGAACTTCGAATACTTCACCGGTTTTGTTCCCCGGTTTGAAGAAGCAATGCTAGTCATTCACAAAACAGGCAAGGCTTTTCTTTTACTGGGCAACGAAAATACCAAAATGGTTGAACATGCAAGAATTCAGGCAGAATTAATTCATGTTCCGTTCTTTTCATTGCCTAATCAGCCGATGAAAGATGAGGCGCCGTTAGAAAATGTATTTCGGCAAGCACAAATTGAGACAACTGCTCGCATAGCACTGATTGGCTGGAAGAACTTTACGTCTACCTGTGAAGACAACACCCATTTATATGATGTGCCGTATTATCTGGTTGATGCGCTCAAAAAGATTAGTGAAAATCCGGCAAATATAGTTAATGGCACCGACATGTTAATTTCAGCCGTGTCTGGCCTCCGTACCATTAATAATGCTAACGAAATTGCTCATTATGAGTATGGTGCAACATTAGCCGGAATTGGCGTATTAAGGACAATCAATGCGGTGGCCCCAGGAAAAACAGAAACGGAACTGGCAAATAACCTGGCGCTTGACGGGCAGCCTAACAATGTCTTCACAATCTGCGCTGCTGGGGAACGATTTACGGATGGCAATTTTTACCCCGAAAATAAAGCAGTTCAGTTAGGGGAACCATTTTCCACCTCAGTTGGTTACAAAGGCGGATTATCCAGCCGCGCAGCGTATGTTGCAACCGATCAAACTGATTTGCCGGCTAGTCAGCAAGACTACGTTTCGAAACTGGCCGCACCGTATTATGGGGCAGTAGTTACTTGGCTGGAAAATATGAGAATTGGTAACAAAGCTAATGACATTTACGATGCAATTGAAAGTGCAATTCCTAAAAAAGATTACCACTGGAAATTAAATCCTGGGCATTTCGTTGCGGACGAAGAATGGTTGTCTTCACCATTTTATCCTGGTTCGGCTGCTAGAATTAAAAGTGGACAAATGTTACAGGTTGATATTATTCCTTCAATTGCTGGTTATGGCGGTACCGGCTGTGAAGATGGCGTGGCAATTGCGGACAAGCAATTACGGGCTGAGCTTGCTGATTACTACCCAACCACTTGGAAGCGGATGTGCCGCCGGCAAAAATTTATCCGGGAAGAATTACATATTAAGATTGCAGACGAGGTTTTGCCGCTAAACGATATTGTCGCTTATTACCGGCCTTACTTGTTAAACCATAAAATGGCATTTAGAAAAGATTAG
- a CDS encoding aldose 1-epimerase family protein yields the protein MDDKQFVLENDLLKITVHSKGAEVKSIFNKALQVEYLWQGNEYSWKRTFPILFPIVGKLRNNQFSYQKHTYQMMQHGFARDSYFTVVDASPKKITLQLTANQNSRKIYPFAFRLEVSYTLNKNSLQINYCVTNTSTGAKLFYSIGGHPGFNVPFLRETVFTDYYLEFTQAEGGNRQQYFLNSDSLLLPKTRKIANSKTSFRLSHELFKNEAIIMNLVQPQETFTIRHKSLPHSVAVTMFNTPLMDFWSSYPNYGDFVSVEPCWGLADPAAAYGDFSRKPFVNCLEPLKAQTHRYTLTFS from the coding sequence ATGGATGATAAACAGTTTGTTTTAGAAAATGATTTATTAAAAATTACCGTCCATTCAAAAGGAGCGGAAGTTAAAAGTATTTTTAATAAGGCGCTTCAGGTGGAATATTTGTGGCAGGGAAATGAATATTCATGGAAGAGAACTTTTCCAATTCTTTTTCCCATTGTTGGCAAGCTGAGAAACAACCAGTTTTCTTATCAAAAGCATACCTATCAAATGATGCAGCATGGCTTTGCTCGAGACAGCTATTTCACTGTAGTCGATGCTAGTCCAAAAAAGATTACTTTGCAGCTTACGGCTAACCAAAATTCGCGCAAAATTTATCCCTTTGCTTTTCGGTTAGAGGTAAGTTACACACTCAACAAAAATTCCCTGCAAATAAATTATTGTGTTACCAACACTTCGACCGGTGCCAAACTCTTTTATTCAATTGGCGGGCATCCCGGTTTTAATGTTCCTTTCTTAAGGGAGACTGTTTTTACTGATTATTACCTGGAATTCACGCAGGCAGAGGGTGGTAACAGGCAGCAATATTTTTTAAATTCAGATTCACTGCTGTTGCCAAAGACACGCAAAATTGCTAACTCCAAGACCAGCTTCAGACTTTCGCATGAATTGTTCAAGAACGAAGCAATTATTATGAATTTAGTTCAGCCGCAGGAAACTTTTACAATAAGGCATAAGTCGCTGCCGCATTCGGTGGCAGTGACAATGTTCAACACGCCCTTGATGGACTTCTGGTCTTCTTATCCAAATTATGGCGATTTTGTTTCGGTCGAACCATGCTGGGGACTGGCGGATCCAGCTGCCGCTTACGGCGATTTTAGCCGTAAACCGTTTGTCAACTGTCTGGAACCGTTGAAGGCGCAGACACACCGATACACGTTGACTTTTAGTTAG
- a CDS encoding DeoR/GlpR family DNA-binding transcription regulator, with translation MNQKQRQKYIAEILRIKGSISTNELVKKFGVSKMTIGRDLKKLEALGIAEPFHGGAMYKDSNVLEYPIVVKQDLFVNEKQRIAKAAVQNVADGSSIFIGAGTTALAVSLELLAKKDCTFYTNSLSVVNYFAKVKDLDLHVIPGKYRSMSDGFLGIEATEYITNLYFDYCFMGTDGVAQDGTISVHSADDALTKKMVVEHTKSASLVFDHSKVGKKLLHGFSNATNFEHIITDYQEMATFFSEKLQINSPSIITV, from the coding sequence GTGAATCAAAAGCAGCGGCAGAAGTATATTGCAGAAATTTTAAGAATCAAAGGCAGCATTTCTACAAATGAATTAGTGAAAAAATTCGGCGTTTCCAAAATGACGATTGGCAGAGATCTGAAAAAACTGGAAGCTCTTGGTATTGCCGAACCGTTTCACGGCGGTGCAATGTATAAGGACAGCAATGTCTTGGAATACCCGATTGTCGTTAAACAAGATCTATTTGTTAACGAGAAACAGCGGATCGCCAAAGCTGCTGTCCAGAATGTTGCAGATGGCAGTTCGATCTTTATTGGAGCAGGCACTACCGCTTTGGCTGTTTCTTTGGAATTGTTAGCGAAAAAGGACTGCACTTTTTATACCAACTCATTATCGGTCGTTAATTATTTTGCCAAGGTTAAGGATCTCGATTTGCATGTCATTCCGGGAAAATACCGTTCCATGTCGGATGGTTTCTTAGGAATTGAAGCAACAGAATATATTACTAACTTGTACTTTGATTACTGCTTTATGGGAACAGATGGGGTTGCTCAAGATGGCACAATCAGCGTTCATTCGGCAGATGATGCGTTGACCAAAAAAATGGTGGTTGAGCATACTAAATCAGCTAGTTTGGTCTTTGATCACAGTAAAGTCGGGAAAAAACTGTTGCATGGATTTAGTAACGCCACAAATTTTGAGCACATTATCACCGATTATCAGGAAATGGCGACTTTTTTTTCGGAAAAATTGCAAATAAATTCGCCAAGCATTATTACAGTCTAA
- a CDS encoding PTS sugar transporter subunit IIA, giving the protein MKLKTNMIKLDQEVPTRDQAIRIAGQLLVDGGCVAPEYIDSMIARNNDVSTYMGNFIAIPHGTDEGKKYIKETGISIVQIPMGVDFSKPDEDQEQLVTVVFGIAGKDNEHLNILSQIALFCSNVANVAKIADAKTPEEIVDLLQEIGK; this is encoded by the coding sequence ATGAAATTAAAGACAAACATGATTAAGCTTGACCAAGAAGTGCCAACTAGAGATCAGGCAATTAGAATTGCGGGTCAACTGCTGGTTGATGGCGGCTGCGTTGCGCCGGAGTACATTGATTCCATGATTGCGCGTAACAATGATGTGTCAACCTATATGGGTAACTTCATTGCAATTCCGCACGGAACCGATGAGGGTAAAAAGTATATCAAAGAAACAGGAATTTCCATCGTACAAATTCCGATGGGGGTTGACTTTAGTAAACCCGATGAAGATCAGGAGCAGTTGGTTACGGTTGTCTTTGGGATTGCCGGTAAAGATAATGAACATTTAAATATTTTGTCGCAAATCGCATTGTTCTGCAGCAATGTTGCTAATGTTGCCAAAATTGCTGATGCTAAAACACCAGAAGAAATTGTTGATTTATTGCAGGAGATAGGAAAATAG
- a CDS encoding carboxymuconolactone decarboxylase family protein yields MFKKQTAGRNRLGEFAPQFAALNDDVLFGQVWSREDELSAHDRSLTTIAALIAMGNTEQIADHLKVGKNNGITKKEIVAEITQLAFYAGWPKAWSAFNRAKKFGMMKKK; encoded by the coding sequence ATGTTTAAAAAACAAACAGCAGGCAGAAACAGGCTAGGTGAGTTTGCACCGCAATTTGCCGCATTAAATGATGATGTTTTATTCGGTCAAGTATGGTCACGTGAGGATGAATTATCCGCGCATGATCGGTCACTAACTACAATTGCTGCCTTGATAGCGATGGGTAACACTGAGCAAATCGCCGATCATTTGAAAGTAGGTAAAAATAATGGTATTACCAAAAAAGAAATTGTTGCTGAAATTACCCAGTTAGCCTTTTATGCTGGCTGGCCGAAAGCTTGGTCTGCTTTTAATCGTGCTAAGAAATTTGGAATGATGAAGAAGAAGTAG
- a CDS encoding BglG family transcription antiterminator: MSILSQRQQIILTSLVQNKTGLDANEFASLLKVSKRTFYREIENLQALLEKKDLKIVKKKRVYSLQGKPASITALAANLAAQNAPTFLSVSQRQTALIISLLLSNEPQKILNLALDLRVSESTISNDLNLVEQFLTGSSVKLEKKKGVGIYLQAAENLRRNLLVSLLASEINDYDFFRYLNDQFEEGNDFFLALLPLELLQKIKLVLDQTVFAKIKIKNDQEMVRIILTFTITVMRIKKGCSLEKNDALTLTPQFHKMVADFAAELAKKTKITLAEPDIIYLAESLAGIVKQRVTLHYDNDDELKLSFQVKNFVGRVSQKTGYDFQANPSFVNKLTSHILSLLENNVVPLPNVKIQTLDSLRKRFQKLYLTVKEAWEQEFPWYKISSSEMELLLLYFANEYENKYDVNKFSVLIVCENGIGVSSILRSRIRQEVPEIKNITLSKISDLPLLNLSKYDLLLSTIELKNFTANYQLVSPLLPAEQVNKIKDYLADYSPKSNKKCGLLPTTSGGATEQLSQATIDTLFCNELVNGIKVETITADFSTTMELIRLCLAKTEDSVIRDKRIVAQKIDERIKAAPVGIPGSNLALFHTSNREIKRCQFCVFDLQKQLRLEAMDHNFINVSRVLLMLGPENLSSAEQDVMSLVSSMIIMNDFNLALFSHGTEQQLKDAVAKECLVEILQKFRDK, encoded by the coding sequence ATGAGTATATTAAGCCAACGCCAGCAAATAATTCTTACAAGCCTAGTTCAAAATAAAACTGGTTTAGATGCCAATGAATTTGCAAGTTTACTAAAAGTCAGTAAAAGGACCTTTTACCGTGAAATTGAAAATTTGCAGGCATTATTAGAGAAAAAGGACTTAAAAATTGTTAAGAAGAAGCGGGTTTATTCTCTTCAAGGAAAGCCAGCTTCAATCACCGCACTCGCTGCAAATTTAGCCGCCCAAAATGCTCCGACTTTTTTGTCCGTTAGTCAGCGGCAAACAGCTTTGATTATTAGCCTGCTGCTCAGTAATGAACCGCAAAAAATTCTTAACTTGGCACTTGATTTACGTGTAAGTGAATCAACAATCAGTAATGATTTAAATTTGGTTGAGCAGTTTTTGACAGGCAGCTCTGTTAAACTGGAAAAGAAAAAGGGTGTGGGAATTTATTTACAGGCTGCTGAGAATCTGCGGCGTAACTTGCTGGTCAGCCTGCTTGCGAGCGAAATTAATGATTATGATTTCTTTCGGTATCTGAATGATCAATTTGAAGAGGGCAATGATTTCTTTTTGGCGCTGTTACCGCTAGAACTGCTCCAAAAAATCAAACTGGTTCTTGACCAAACCGTTTTTGCCAAAATTAAAATAAAAAATGATCAGGAAATGGTCAGGATAATTTTAACCTTTACCATTACGGTTATGCGGATTAAAAAGGGCTGTTCATTAGAGAAAAATGATGCGCTAACCCTCACACCGCAATTTCACAAAATGGTGGCGGATTTTGCGGCGGAACTCGCTAAGAAGACTAAAATAACACTCGCAGAACCGGATATTATTTACTTGGCTGAATCCTTAGCAGGAATTGTCAAGCAGCGGGTGACGCTGCATTATGATAATGATGATGAATTAAAGCTTTCGTTTCAAGTTAAGAATTTTGTCGGCAGAGTTTCACAGAAGACAGGCTATGACTTTCAGGCAAACCCCAGCTTTGTCAATAAATTAACCAGTCATATTTTAAGTTTACTGGAAAACAATGTTGTGCCGTTACCAAATGTTAAAATTCAAACTTTGGACAGTCTGCGCAAAAGATTTCAAAAGCTGTACCTGACAGTCAAAGAGGCGTGGGAACAAGAATTTCCCTGGTATAAAATTTCTTCTTCCGAAATGGAACTGCTGCTGCTTTATTTTGCCAATGAGTATGAAAATAAATATGATGTCAATAAGTTTAGCGTTTTGATTGTCTGTGAGAATGGGATCGGTGTCTCTTCAATCTTGCGCAGCCGGATTAGACAAGAAGTTCCGGAAATTAAGAATATTACTCTGAGTAAAATTTCTGATTTACCATTATTGAACTTGTCAAAATATGATTTGCTTTTATCAACGATTGAGCTGAAAAATTTTACGGCTAATTATCAGCTCGTAAGTCCGCTTTTACCCGCCGAGCAGGTTAATAAAATCAAAGACTATTTAGCAGATTATTCCCCTAAATCAAATAAGAAGTGCGGCTTGCTTCCAACCACCAGTGGGGGTGCAACGGAGCAGTTGTCTCAGGCCACAATTGATACGTTATTTTGCAACGAGTTGGTCAATGGAATCAAGGTGGAGACAATTACCGCTGATTTTTCGACGACAATGGAGTTGATTCGCCTATGTTTAGCTAAAACAGAAGATTCTGTCATTCGGGATAAACGAATCGTGGCGCAAAAAATAGATGAGCGGATCAAGGCTGCCCCGGTGGGAATTCCCGGAAGCAATCTTGCCCTTTTTCATACAAGTAATAGGGAGATCAAACGCTGCCAATTTTGCGTTTTTGATTTACAAAAGCAGCTGCGGCTTGAAGCAATGGACCACAATTTTATTAATGTCAGCCGTGTCTTGCTGATGCTCGGACCGGAAAATTTATCTTCTGCCGAACAAGATGTTATGAGCCTGGTGAGTAGCATGATTATTATGAATGATTTCAATTTGGCGTTGTTTAGCCATGGTACCGAGCAGCAGCTTAAGGATGCGGTTGCTAAAGAATGCTTGGTAGAAATTTTGCAAAAATTCAGGGATAAGTGA
- a CDS encoding MerR family transcriptional regulator, with protein MLYKMMDVCRKSNISYETLKFYCNKGLIPNVKRDKNNHRIFDEYDLNWIKDVICLKRCGMSIAEIKKYMQLCLEGEKTIVKRKNILEESKQKIEQQISLMKENLKYIEKKENLYTQLQRHEIPYRSNLLKKK; from the coding sequence ATGTTATATAAAATGATGGATGTCTGCCGCAAAAGCAATATCAGCTATGAAACACTGAAATTTTACTGTAATAAGGGCCTAATCCCAAATGTAAAACGAGACAAGAATAATCATCGAATATTTGACGAATATGACCTTAACTGGATAAAAGATGTTATCTGCCTAAAAAGATGCGGAATGTCAATCGCAGAAATCAAAAAATATATGCAGCTTTGTCTAGAAGGCGAAAAAACAATCGTTAAACGAAAAAATATTTTAGAAGAAAGCAAACAAAAAATTGAACAGCAGATCTCACTAATGAAAGAAAATCTTAAATACATTGAAAAAAAAGAAAATTTGTATACGCAATTGCAACGCCACGAAATTCCTTATCGAAGTAATTTACTAAAGAAAAAATAA